A genomic window from Fibrobacterota bacterium includes:
- a CDS encoding PHB depolymerase family esterase translates to MLKSNSRMIPSRCVGISLMMGLSSSWSASLRQVVGFGNNPSGIKMHLYVPDKVAAHPPILVGLHWCHGSGPAFHSGTGFASLADKYGFIAIYPSANSGDSCWDVHSTAALTHNGGSDPSGIVSMVRYVVKTYGADSNRVFSTGHSSGGMMTNVLLGSYPDVFKAGASFAGVPFSCFAGSGSWNGDCAGGKVSRSGVAWGDAVRAAYPGYAGSRPRVQLWHGTQDAILDFRNFGEAIKQWTNVLGASATPSTTENNALQSGWIRTRYRNSEGGVLVEAIQETGQPHNLRIMADQAVAFLGLDGSPAGVQGADQSSFGSLDNDRLRVFQDASRSVLRIDFSGQPGDATFELRGLDGKLLASLGSQHSLDGSFRVAWKPEMSESGASHGARLLVVRMGGRMVESRCFTMLE, encoded by the coding sequence ATGTTGAAGTCGAATTCGCGCATGATCCCGTCGCGATGCGTCGGGATCAGTCTCATGATGGGCTTGTCGAGCTCCTGGAGCGCTTCGCTCAGGCAGGTCGTCGGCTTCGGGAACAATCCGAGCGGCATCAAGATGCACCTGTATGTTCCCGACAAGGTTGCGGCGCATCCGCCCATCCTGGTTGGATTGCACTGGTGCCATGGTTCCGGGCCGGCGTTCCACTCCGGAACGGGTTTCGCGTCGCTCGCCGACAAATACGGATTCATCGCGATCTACCCGAGCGCCAACAGTGGCGACAGCTGTTGGGATGTCCATTCGACCGCCGCCTTGACTCACAACGGCGGAAGCGATCCGAGCGGGATCGTCTCGATGGTCAGGTACGTGGTCAAGACGTATGGCGCCGATTCCAACCGCGTCTTCTCGACGGGACATTCATCGGGCGGCATGATGACCAACGTGTTGCTGGGTTCGTATCCGGATGTGTTCAAGGCCGGAGCATCCTTCGCCGGCGTACCCTTTTCGTGCTTCGCCGGATCGGGGAGTTGGAACGGCGACTGTGCCGGAGGAAAGGTCTCCAGGAGCGGCGTGGCCTGGGGGGATGCCGTCCGTGCGGCCTATCCCGGCTATGCGGGATCGCGTCCGAGGGTCCAGCTCTGGCATGGCACCCAGGATGCGATCCTGGACTTCAGGAACTTCGGCGAAGCGATCAAGCAATGGACGAATGTGCTGGGTGCGAGCGCGACTCCGAGTACGACCGAGAACAACGCACTGCAATCGGGTTGGATCCGCACTCGCTACCGGAATTCGGAGGGTGGAGTCCTTGTCGAAGCCATCCAGGAAACCGGCCAACCACACAACCTGCGGATCATGGCCGACCAAGCCGTGGCGTTCCTGGGCCTGGATGGAAGCCCCGCCGGCGTGCAGGGCGCGGACCAGAGTTCGTTCGGTTCGTTGGACAACGATCGGTTGAGGGTATTCCAGGATGCGAGTCGTTCCGTGCTGCGGATCGATTTCTCCGGACAGCCCGGTGACGCGACCTTCGAGCTTCGAGGCCTGGACGGCAAACTCCTGGCGAGTCTCGGGAGCCAGCATTCCTTGGATGGATCGTTCCGTGTGGCCTGGAAACCGGAGATGTCCGAGTCAGGCGCCAGCCATGGTGCACGCCTTCTCGTGGTCCGAATGGGCGGTCGGATGGTCGAGAGCCGCTGCTTCACCATGTTGGAATGA
- a CDS encoding rhamnogalacturonan lyase, which produces MENLDRGVVAVKVSNGVFVGWRVLGTDPANLAFNVYRGATKVNDAPITGATNLVDAAGTASSVYSVRPVVGGAEQVAAGEASVWASQTLKIALDRPVGGTLENTAYTYSPSDIAVGDLDGDGQWDLVVKWDPSNAKDNSQAGLTGNVYLDAYTLKGKKLWRIDLGVNIRAGAHYTQMLVGDYDSDGKAEIACKTAPGTKDGSNAYLSKGPASSDDDSKVYRNAEGRINAGPEYLTIFNGLTGKEMSTVAYVPRRHPTAPDNAAGAQLKAIWGDDYGGRFDRFLATNAYLDGKKPSMVFQDGYYTRMALAAWDWDGKTLSQRWLFDTYTGDAKFKGQGNHNLSAGDVDGDGFDEIIEGASAIDHDGKGMYVTGLGHGDAIHFGDLDPDNPGLEVWEVHEDTAVAYGHELHDAKTGKILWGQNFASDNGRGMAADIDATSAGHEMWSSAGAGIYSAKGKQVSTAKPSVNFRVYWDGDLQDELLDGNKLDKWNGSGSTRLITLEGTSCNGTKATPNFSGDLLGDWREEVILHDDANLYLTTTTATTNHRLYTLAHDPVYRLAMSWQNGAYNQPPHLGFWLGAGVDKAPKPDIKLVGGGAAAIGSRDPFAQAGSGISAKRVGSKISIQGSWKEPATVRIVALDGRILSVQDVGSAATLDLDAPAGGFGMLVVSFRFASGRVENAVVAGF; this is translated from the coding sequence ATGGAAAACCTCGACCGCGGCGTGGTCGCCGTGAAGGTTTCCAACGGCGTGTTTGTTGGTTGGCGGGTGTTGGGGACGGATCCAGCCAATTTGGCCTTCAACGTTTATCGGGGTGCGACCAAGGTCAACGACGCTCCCATCACTGGCGCCACCAACCTGGTGGATGCCGCGGGCACGGCGAGTTCGGTCTACTCGGTGCGGCCGGTTGTTGGCGGCGCCGAGCAGGTGGCCGCCGGCGAGGCTTCCGTCTGGGCGAGCCAAACCCTCAAGATCGCGTTGGATCGGCCTGTCGGAGGCACCCTTGAAAACACGGCCTACACCTACTCGCCCAGCGACATCGCGGTAGGCGATCTGGATGGCGATGGCCAGTGGGATCTGGTGGTCAAATGGGACCCATCCAATGCCAAGGACAATTCGCAGGCGGGCCTCACCGGAAACGTGTACCTGGATGCCTACACCCTCAAAGGGAAGAAACTCTGGCGCATCGATCTTGGCGTGAACATCCGCGCAGGCGCCCACTACACCCAGATGCTCGTGGGCGATTACGACAGCGACGGCAAGGCGGAGATCGCATGCAAGACGGCGCCGGGCACCAAGGATGGCTCCAACGCATACCTGTCGAAGGGGCCTGCCAGCTCCGACGATGATTCGAAGGTCTATCGCAATGCCGAAGGTCGGATCAACGCCGGGCCGGAATACCTCACCATCTTCAATGGTCTGACGGGCAAGGAGATGTCGACGGTGGCCTATGTTCCGCGTAGGCACCCGACTGCACCGGACAATGCCGCCGGAGCCCAGCTCAAGGCGATCTGGGGCGACGACTACGGCGGTCGGTTCGACCGGTTCTTGGCCACCAACGCCTATCTGGATGGCAAGAAGCCCAGCATGGTCTTCCAAGACGGCTACTACACCCGCATGGCCTTGGCCGCATGGGACTGGGACGGAAAAACCTTGAGCCAGCGTTGGCTGTTCGATACGTACACCGGTGATGCCAAATTCAAAGGGCAAGGCAATCACAACCTGTCGGCAGGCGATGTCGATGGCGACGGATTCGATGAAATCATCGAAGGGGCGAGTGCGATCGACCACGATGGAAAGGGCATGTACGTCACCGGATTGGGCCATGGCGACGCCATCCATTTCGGCGACCTGGATCCGGACAACCCGGGCTTGGAAGTGTGGGAAGTCCATGAGGACACCGCCGTCGCTTATGGGCACGAATTGCACGATGCGAAGACAGGAAAAATCCTGTGGGGCCAAAATTTCGCATCGGACAACGGGCGGGGGATGGCCGCGGACATCGACGCCACCTCGGCTGGTCACGAAATGTGGTCCTCGGCAGGTGCGGGGATCTATTCGGCCAAGGGCAAACAGGTTTCCACTGCCAAGCCCAGTGTGAATTTTCGGGTGTATTGGGATGGCGACCTCCAGGACGAGTTGCTGGATGGAAACAAGCTCGACAAGTGGAACGGTAGCGGCTCGACTCGCTTGATCACTCTGGAAGGGACGTCGTGCAATGGCACCAAAGCCACTCCGAACTTCAGCGGTGACCTTCTGGGTGACTGGCGCGAAGAGGTGATCTTGCATGACGACGCCAACCTGTACCTCACCACCACCACTGCCACCACCAACCATCGCCTGTATACACTGGCCCACGACCCAGTCTATCGCTTGGCCATGTCGTGGCAAAACGGTGCCTACAACCAGCCACCTCACCTGGGATTCTGGTTGGGCGCAGGGGTGGACAAAGCTCCCAAGCCGGACATCAAGTTGGTGGGCGGCGGCGCAGCCGCGATCGGAAGCCGCGATCCGTTCGCGCAGGCCGGTTCCGGCATCTCCGCCAAGCGCGTCGGCTCGAAGATTTCCATCCAAGGCTCGTGGAAGGAGCCTGCAACGGTCCGCATCGTCGCTCTTGATGGACGCATTCTGTCTGTGCAGGACGTCGGCTCCGCCGCGACGTTGGATCTGGATGCTCCCGCAGGCGGATTCGGGATGCTGGTCGTTTCGTTCCGCTTCGCGTCGGGGCGCGTGGAGAACGCCGTCGTTGCCGGATTCTGA
- a CDS encoding TIGR02147 family protein, translating into MDSLYETEDYRAWLKLRYEDRKRSNAHFSYRFMAQRIDMDPGHLVKVLQGRLHLSENRLGAIAKLFDLDARAERYFLALVRFGKAVRKEEVEARWEELQSLKEIQAKELAQDQYEFYASWIPTALRGLLSLNEADQSVAGLAQRLDPQPTQTEVVRALELLERLGLVSRNAEGRIQITDKHIRTGDLWKEKTVRAFQAETLRLAEQSLERIPARRRDVTTLTLTLAEKDLAFLRERAAEFRRDLIRLAEESDPADSVYQVNIQIFPFTSTTDRPPRKART; encoded by the coding sequence GTGGACTCCCTCTACGAAACCGAGGACTACCGGGCCTGGCTGAAGCTGCGCTACGAGGATCGCAAGCGCTCCAACGCCCACTTTTCCTACCGCTTCATGGCCCAGCGCATCGACATGGACCCCGGTCATCTGGTCAAGGTCCTCCAAGGTCGGTTGCACTTGTCGGAAAACCGGCTGGGTGCGATCGCCAAGCTGTTCGATCTGGATGCCCGGGCGGAGCGTTACTTCCTGGCCCTGGTGCGTTTCGGCAAAGCGGTTCGCAAGGAAGAGGTGGAAGCTCGCTGGGAAGAACTCCAGTCCCTCAAGGAGATCCAAGCCAAGGAATTGGCGCAAGACCAATACGAATTTTACGCAAGCTGGATTCCCACCGCGCTGCGAGGCTTACTTTCGTTGAACGAAGCCGATCAATCCGTGGCGGGCTTGGCCCAGCGCTTGGATCCACAGCCGACACAAACCGAAGTGGTGCGGGCGCTGGAGCTGTTGGAGCGCCTGGGATTGGTTTCGCGAAACGCCGAGGGCCGCATCCAAATCACGGACAAACACATCCGCACCGGAGACCTCTGGAAGGAAAAGACCGTTCGGGCTTTCCAGGCGGAGACCTTGCGTCTGGCGGAGCAGTCCTTGGAAAGAATTCCCGCGCGTCGACGCGACGTCACCACGCTCACCTTGACCTTGGCGGAAAAGGACTTGGCGTTCCTGCGCGAACGGGCTGCCGAATTCCGTCGCGATCTGATCCGTTTGGCGGAAGAATCCGATCCGGCCGACAGCGTGTACCAGGTCAACATCCAGATCTTCCCCTTCACGTCCACCACCGACCGCCCTCCTCGGAAGGCCAGGACATGA
- a CDS encoding cellulase family glycosylhydrolase — MKKIDSKHLVMAGVLGLACLTQAALPGLRMVGRFLYTPTGEKIVLRGINEETVWLGKTGLPAFPEIAKTKANVIRISWDKSGTAAELDVAIINCVKNGMIPMPELHDATGNWSGLPGLVDRWTSPEFVKVIQKHEKYLMVNIGNEVGQTVSDADYKAGYNLAVQRMRRAGIRVPLVIDASGYGQNYEAISKNAPDIMAKDSLKNVMFSVHMYWPLKWNGNSKAAVEKKVRDALDDAVAKSIPLIVGEFAEAFTDAGVVAPGDSIPFRTIMAECNKREIGWIPWSWRGNKPQTDLDMSPDGTYKGLKLWGLEAMVTDPNSVANSTPPIKYIVDGLASGAFPSTKIAPPSDSVALIGSVIGKGKVSITPNRTPVEKGAIVMFAAIPAEGWIFSHWTGSSTSTNDRISLAAEDDLSVTAVFIADASSKVHAGKQNGGGLSVQRRSHDLVVSCGGRSCGDMSFVAIDGSVRPLRPDASGVVALPDVQAGVYLLKADGFATTRIVIDR, encoded by the coding sequence ATGAAGAAGATCGATTCGAAGCATCTGGTGATGGCGGGAGTACTGGGATTGGCATGCCTGACACAGGCGGCATTGCCTGGGCTGCGTATGGTAGGACGATTTCTCTATACGCCCACTGGCGAAAAGATCGTTCTGCGCGGGATCAACGAAGAAACCGTCTGGCTCGGCAAGACTGGCCTCCCCGCCTTTCCCGAAATCGCCAAGACCAAGGCCAACGTGATCCGGATATCTTGGGACAAGAGCGGAACCGCCGCAGAGCTGGACGTGGCGATCATCAACTGCGTGAAGAACGGCATGATCCCCATGCCCGAGCTCCATGACGCCACCGGGAACTGGTCAGGGCTTCCCGGCCTGGTCGATCGCTGGACCTCGCCGGAATTCGTCAAGGTGATCCAGAAGCACGAGAAATACCTGATGGTGAACATCGGCAACGAGGTGGGGCAGACCGTGTCCGACGCCGACTACAAGGCCGGATACAACTTGGCGGTCCAACGGATGCGCCGCGCAGGGATCCGGGTTCCGCTGGTGATCGATGCCAGCGGATACGGGCAGAACTACGAGGCGATCTCCAAAAACGCCCCCGACATCATGGCGAAAGACTCGCTGAAGAACGTGATGTTCTCCGTGCACATGTACTGGCCGCTCAAGTGGAACGGCAACAGCAAGGCTGCCGTGGAAAAGAAGGTCCGCGACGCATTGGACGACGCGGTGGCCAAGAGCATCCCGCTGATCGTGGGGGAATTCGCGGAAGCCTTCACCGACGCGGGCGTTGTCGCTCCCGGAGACTCGATCCCGTTCCGGACCATCATGGCGGAATGCAACAAGCGGGAGATCGGATGGATCCCGTGGTCCTGGCGCGGAAACAAGCCCCAGACGGACCTCGACATGTCACCCGACGGCACCTACAAGGGCCTGAAACTGTGGGGCCTGGAAGCGATGGTCACCGATCCGAATTCGGTCGCGAACTCCACGCCGCCCATCAAGTACATCGTCGATGGACTGGCATCCGGCGCGTTTCCATCCACCAAGATCGCGCCGCCGAGCGACTCCGTCGCCTTGATCGGGTCGGTGATCGGCAAGGGGAAAGTCTCGATCACACCCAACAGGACCCCAGTGGAAAAAGGTGCGATCGTGATGTTCGCGGCCATACCGGCGGAAGGATGGATCTTCTCGCATTGGACGGGCAGTTCCACCAGCACGAACGACCGCATCAGCCTGGCAGCCGAGGATGATTTGAGTGTGACGGCGGTATTCATCGCCGATGCCAGTTCCAAAGTCCACGCAGGGAAACAAAATGGGGGCGGCCTTTCCGTGCAGCGCCGATCGCACGACCTCGTCGTCTCCTGTGGCGGGAGATCCTGCGGAGACATGTCCTTCGTAGCGATCGATGGAAGCGTGCGTCCGCTACGCCCCGACGCATCCGGAGTCGTCGCGTTGCCCGACGTCCAGGCTGGAGTGTACCTCCTGAAAGCGGATGGCTTCGCAACGACACGGATCGTCATCGATCGCTGA
- a CDS encoding rhamnogalacturonan acetylesterase: MKRSLKGWLTLGACVAGLAWAATATPQRIVIIGDSTVCNYAASKYPQVGWGQILSLYFKGGAVTVVNHAIGGRSSRSFIEDGHWATTLAALQPGDILMVQFGHNDRDFSKEERYTDTTNYKKYLGQYAREARAKGAHPVFVTPMNMNTWTGTAVREVFTEAANNYRIAMIHAAADNKVPVLDLEKKSKLLMDTLGQPYLASFHFLGLDAGEYPNFPDGVADGTHFQELGALENARMVVEEISRQPNDSILKLLAPLVAPLRTVVVEANLKDAGTLTRTRRYPKGATVTLKVKPASGKVFQGWADEAGKVVSTATRYTFVMDTLDRKIVARFQGGTVSVRDPASPTRLRLEGRKLTGIPIGAARVVGVGGRVVRSAEGAAELDLSGLAPGIYWVEVPGSAPHGLVLE; the protein is encoded by the coding sequence GTGAAACGTTCCTTGAAGGGTTGGCTGACGCTGGGAGCTTGCGTGGCGGGCCTGGCCTGGGCAGCCACCGCCACCCCGCAGCGCATCGTGATCATCGGCGACTCCACCGTGTGCAACTACGCGGCCAGCAAGTATCCGCAGGTTGGTTGGGGACAGATATTGTCTCTGTATTTCAAGGGCGGAGCGGTGACGGTGGTCAACCACGCGATCGGCGGGCGCAGCTCGCGATCGTTCATCGAGGATGGCCACTGGGCCACCACGCTGGCCGCCTTGCAGCCCGGCGACATCCTGATGGTGCAGTTCGGCCACAACGACCGCGACTTTTCCAAGGAAGAGCGCTACACGGACACCACCAACTACAAGAAGTACCTGGGACAATACGCGAGGGAAGCCCGCGCCAAGGGGGCGCATCCGGTTTTTGTCACTCCCATGAACATGAACACATGGACGGGCACCGCGGTGCGGGAAGTGTTCACGGAGGCGGCCAACAATTACCGGATCGCCATGATCCACGCGGCGGCGGACAACAAGGTTCCGGTGCTGGACCTGGAGAAGAAGTCCAAGCTTCTGATGGACACCTTGGGCCAGCCCTATCTCGCCAGCTTCCATTTCCTGGGATTGGACGCTGGTGAATACCCTAATTTCCCCGACGGCGTCGCCGATGGCACCCACTTCCAGGAGCTCGGTGCCTTGGAAAACGCGCGCATGGTGGTGGAGGAGATCTCCCGCCAGCCCAACGATTCCATCCTCAAGCTTCTGGCTCCCCTGGTGGCGCCGCTTCGCACAGTGGTGGTGGAAGCGAATCTGAAGGATGCCGGCACCCTCACCCGCACACGCCGCTACCCCAAAGGCGCCACGGTGACGCTCAAGGTGAAGCCCGCCTCGGGAAAGGTGTTCCAGGGCTGGGCCGACGAAGCCGGCAAGGTGGTCTCCACCGCCACCCGCTACACGTTCGTGATGGACACGCTGGATCGCAAGATCGTCGCGCGCTTCCAGGGCGGGACGGTTTCCGTCCGTGATCCTGCTTCGCCGACCAGGCTGCGTCTGGAGGGACGGAAACTGACAGGAATCCCCATTGGAGCGGCGCGCGTGGTGGGCGTAGGTGGCCGGGTGGTGCGATCCGCCGAGGGCGCCGCCGAGCTGGATCTTTCCGGGCTCGCTCCCGGCATCTACTGGGTGGAGGTTCCTGGAAGCGCTCCGCATGGCTTGGTCCTGGAATGA
- a CDS encoding TIGR02147 family protein: MSRRLASHGNKSKNVPSSLDASAVGGRTLIRPQIHDYLDYRRYLRDAIAFEKAQGRIGGHRDVAMFVGLKSPGHITWILQGKRNLVGNALERMLKLVQLTGHDAEYFKLLVGHNDTANPDERRLLMARISASQALHKVKPSTSAVRYWSHWRHSVVRELVAVGEYGRSDTAAIARRLQPIATEAEVADSLDLLLELGMIDATSDGMLFRSETILSTGENWTQEAIRGFQNQILELSIRALNSIPREEREISTVTFSVSRERFQKIRTRIQEMRSEILALVRTDPEPQEVYHLAVELFPATSKAKP, encoded by the coding sequence ATGTCCCGAAGGCTTGCTTCCCACGGAAACAAATCGAAGAATGTTCCATCGAGCCTGGATGCATCCGCCGTGGGAGGTCGTACCCTGATCCGTCCGCAGATCCACGATTACCTGGACTACCGCAGGTACCTGCGCGATGCGATCGCCTTCGAGAAGGCCCAGGGCCGCATCGGCGGTCATCGCGACGTGGCCATGTTCGTTGGACTGAAGTCACCCGGGCACATCACCTGGATTCTGCAGGGAAAGCGCAATCTCGTGGGAAACGCTCTGGAGCGGATGCTCAAACTGGTCCAGCTGACCGGGCACGATGCCGAGTACTTCAAGCTGCTGGTCGGACACAACGACACGGCCAATCCCGACGAGCGGCGGCTGCTCATGGCCCGGATCTCGGCATCCCAGGCCTTGCACAAGGTGAAACCATCGACTTCGGCGGTGCGCTACTGGTCGCATTGGCGGCACTCGGTGGTGCGTGAGCTTGTCGCGGTCGGCGAGTACGGCAGATCCGACACGGCTGCGATCGCACGGCGCTTGCAGCCGATCGCCACCGAGGCGGAGGTCGCCGATTCCCTGGATCTGTTGCTGGAGCTGGGGATGATCGACGCGACGAGCGACGGAATGCTGTTCCGTTCGGAGACGATCCTATCGACCGGTGAGAACTGGACGCAGGAGGCGATCCGGGGCTTCCAGAACCAGATCCTGGAGCTTTCGATCCGGGCCCTGAATTCGATCCCGCGCGAAGAACGCGAGATCTCCACGGTCACGTTCAGCGTTTCGAGGGAACGGTTCCAGAAGATCCGCACGCGAATCCAGGAGATGCGGTCCGAGATCCTTGCGCTGGTGCGGACCGACCCCGAGCCCCAGGAGGTGTATCATCTGGCGGTGGAGCTCTTCCCAGCGACAAGCAAGGCGAAGCCGTGA
- a CDS encoding type VI secretion system baseplate subunit TssF, which produces MNDNDATRPSIHARFVQETRALLEEGREFSVEYPEAARLLDPEKVEDRDPYVERLIDGFTFLTARSREAALAEEDGLTGHLLELLMGPLEQPLPAVTVTQFDPFRMREGETVIERGTTLFPMDKTTSDCRFSTSETLCLNHLSISDARIETGDQGSAQLELRLAWKSSRTPELWPDRIRIFLHGDAPVVWSLRYGLTRRQARMDVRTSSGGWIPSNQVRFERHDAPGYGEDSSGVSPLADARDFLCCDERFRFVELCGLGSFPVGENPEMTIRLRFEGSFPRGMSRAVSVDNFRLHCVVSVNRYPESCQTLAWEHDRSEKILRPLGPPTREVLDVVGVDGLTQSYPVKNIRYRRFSAYRHAQSGQRYFQIHRRSDVNGKPLVALTVGHPDPSHPFEAEYISPEALCCDGNRPNEAVPPFAPLMGRPAFPDRAQAFTLTRPSPIHRPGPRVGPLTKLLAFASGHFQGLLDARRMRDALHQFLWDPAEAKRPVVDSLQQISHSTEHSTHLGVSRPVLHVLIRLRDTTCAPDTWDRLGLLDVFASILHRIARDQTPIGSSCRTTVVVEPSGATLEHLD; this is translated from the coding sequence TTGAACGACAACGACGCCACCCGCCCCTCCATCCATGCCCGCTTTGTGCAGGAAACTCGGGCCCTGCTGGAAGAAGGTCGCGAATTTTCCGTGGAATACCCGGAAGCCGCACGGTTGCTGGATCCGGAAAAGGTGGAGGATCGCGACCCTTATGTGGAACGACTGATCGACGGGTTCACCTTCCTTACCGCTCGCTCCCGGGAAGCCGCGCTCGCCGAAGAAGATGGCTTGACTGGGCACCTTCTGGAACTTCTGATGGGACCGCTGGAGCAACCCCTCCCCGCCGTCACCGTCACGCAGTTCGATCCGTTCCGCATGCGCGAAGGGGAAACGGTCATCGAGCGGGGGACCACCTTGTTTCCCATGGACAAGACCACTTCCGATTGCCGGTTTTCCACCAGCGAGACGTTGTGCCTGAACCACCTTTCCATCAGCGACGCGCGCATCGAGACCGGCGACCAGGGCAGCGCCCAGCTGGAATTGCGACTGGCGTGGAAATCATCCCGCACACCGGAATTATGGCCGGATCGCATCCGCATCTTCCTGCACGGCGACGCGCCGGTGGTCTGGTCCTTGCGTTACGGTCTGACCCGGCGCCAGGCCCGCATGGACGTGCGCACGTCTTCGGGCGGCTGGATCCCTTCCAACCAGGTTCGCTTCGAACGCCACGACGCACCAGGCTACGGCGAGGATTCCTCCGGGGTCTCGCCATTGGCCGACGCCCGCGATTTCCTTTGCTGCGACGAACGCTTCCGCTTCGTGGAACTGTGCGGACTGGGGTCGTTTCCTGTCGGCGAGAATCCGGAAATGACCATCCGCCTGCGGTTCGAAGGCAGCTTCCCGCGCGGCATGTCGCGCGCCGTTTCGGTTGACAATTTCCGTCTCCATTGCGTGGTTTCCGTCAACCGCTATCCGGAATCCTGCCAGACCTTGGCCTGGGAACACGATCGTTCGGAAAAGATCCTCCGCCCCTTGGGGCCGCCCACCCGCGAAGTGCTCGATGTCGTGGGTGTGGACGGGCTGACCCAGTCCTATCCGGTGAAGAACATCCGCTACCGCCGATTTTCCGCCTACCGCCATGCCCAAAGCGGCCAGCGGTATTTCCAGATCCATCGCCGCTCGGACGTGAATGGCAAGCCCCTGGTGGCACTCACCGTGGGTCACCCGGATCCATCGCACCCCTTCGAAGCCGAATACATCTCCCCGGAGGCTCTGTGCTGCGACGGAAACCGTCCCAACGAGGCGGTTCCTCCCTTCGCTCCGCTGATGGGCCGACCTGCGTTTCCCGATCGCGCCCAGGCCTTCACGCTCACCCGTCCCAGCCCCATCCACCGTCCAGGCCCTCGCGTGGGTCCGCTCACGAAACTGCTGGCCTTCGCCAGCGGCCATTTCCAGGGTCTGTTGGATGCCCGTCGCATGCGCGATGCGCTCCATCAGTTCCTGTGGGATCCCGCCGAGGCCAAGCGCCCTGTGGTGGACTCCCTCCAGCAAATCAGCCACTCCACCGAGCACAGTACGCATCTTGGCGTGAGTCGGCCGGTGTTGCATGTCCTCATCCGCCTGAGGGACACCACCTGTGCTCCGGATACCTGGGATCGGCTTGGCCTGCTGGATGTCTTCGCTTCCATCCTCCACCGGATCGCCCGCGATCAAACCCCGATCGGATCGAGCTGCCGTACCACGGTGGTCGTTGAGCCGTCGGGTGCCACCCTTGAACACCTCGACTGA